The nucleotide window CTGAAACAGAAGTGTATAAACTAGCATGTGATGAGCCGACTATTCTTACAGTTGAAGTCGAACAGTTTTGCTCATGATCAGCATGTAAAATCAATAACTTATCTAACGCATTTGCAACGACAGGGTTGATTTCATAGTCTTCGGTTGGAAGAGCAAACATCATTCTTAAAAAGTTAGAACAATAATCTAAACTGTTTTTAGGATACACTACAGGCTGGCGCATTCTATTTTTATAACTCCAAGCTGCTAATGTTGGAAGTTTCGCCAACAAGCGAATAATAGTTCCGTTTACCTTTTCAATAGAACGATTTGGATCTAATGACATAGGATAAAATGCTGTTAAGGATGATACTAGTGAAGAGAGCACACCCATTGGATGAGACTTTGATGGAAAACCATCAAGAATTGACTTTACATCCTCATGAACTAAAGTATGGTTCGTAATTTCAGATTTAAACGAATCTAACTGACTTTGGGTAGGTAATTCTCCATATATCAGCAAGTAAGAAACTTCGACAAAACTAGATTTTTCAGCCAATTCTTCTATTGAATAGCCTCTATACTCTAAAATACCTTCTTCTCCATTCAAAAATGTAATAGAGCTTTCGGTAGAACCAGTATTTTTAAACCCTTTATCTAATGTAATTAGACCAGATTCTGCCCTTAGTCTACTTACATCTAGAGCTTTTTCTTGCTTTGAACCTTCAATAACAGGGATTTGGTACACATTCCCTTTGTAGTGCAATTCGGCTTTGTTTGACATATATCTTATTTTAAAAACTTAAATGATTTACCTAAATATTTCGCTTCGTCTCCTAATTTCTCTTCAATTCTTAAGAGTTGATTGTATTTTGCCATTCTATCTGAACGTGAAGCAGAACCAGTTTTAATTTGTCCTGTACTTAATGCTACTGCTAAATCAGCAATGGTAGTATCTTCAGTTTCTCCAGAACGATGACTCATTACAGAGGTGAAAGAATTATCTTGTGCTAGTTTAACAGCGTCAATTGTTTCTGTTAAAGTTCCTATTTGATTTACTTTTACCAAAATAGAGTTTGCTATGCCTTTTTCTATACCTGTAGATAGTCTGTTAACATTAGTAACAAACAAGTCATCTCCTACTAGTTGAACTTTATCGCCTATTGCATCGGTGAGTTGTTTCCAACCATCCCAATCATCCTCGTCTAATCCATCTTCAATTGAAAGGATAGGATACTTTTCTGACCAGTCTTTCCAGAAACTAACCATTTCTGAAGGTGTTAATTTATCTCCAGTGGATTGGTGAAAATGATATACATTTTCTTCAGCATGATAAAATTCTGAAGCAGCAGCATCCATTGCAATATACATATCGTCACCTGGCTTATAGCCTGCTTTTTCGATAGCCTGTAATACGATTTCAATAGCTTCTACATTAGATCCAATATTTGGTGCAAATCCACCTTCATCACCAACATTTGTCGAGAAACCTTTACTTTTTAAAACCTCTTTCAAATTATGAAAAACTTCGGTACCCATACGTAAAGCATCACTAAATGAGTCGGCTCCAACAGGCATTACCATAAATTCTTGAAAATCTATACTATTATCAGCATGTGAACCTCCATTTAGAATGTTCATCATCGGAATTGGTAAGATAGTAGAATCGTTACCTCCTAAGTATTGAAATAGCATTTGATTATTTTCTAGAGCGGCAGCTTTTGCAACAGCCATAGAGACTGCCAACATAGCATTCGCTCCTAACTTGCTTTTATTTTCAGTACCATCAAGCTGAATCATAGCCTTATCAATAGAAGCTTGATTATTGACAGACATTCCCTTTAATTCATCTGAGATTAAAGTATTAACATTATTAACTGCTTTTAACACGCCTTTACCAACGTAAACATCTTTATCTCCATCTCTTAATTCAACGGCTTCATGTTTTCCCGTAGAAGCTCCTGAAGGAACTGCTGCTCTTCCGACAATACCGTTTTCAGTGGTTACATCCGCCTCAACTGTAGGGTTACCTCTCGAGTCTAATATTTGTCTTGCGTGTATGCTAACTATTTTAGTCATTATTTTTTATGTTCTTGTATAGAGTTAATAAAGTTATCGAATAAATACCTAGAATCATGTGGTCCAGGTGATGATTCAGGATGGTATTGAACAGAAAAAGCATTTTTATCGCTTACTGCAATCCCTTCAATTGTATTATCGTTTAAGTTAATGTGAGTAGCTTTTACTGTTGGGTGATTTTCAACATCTTCAGTTTTGATTCCAAATCCATGGTTTTGAGATGTAACTTCACACTTTCCAGTGGTTAAATTTTGAACAGGATGGTTAATCCCTCTGTGTCCATTGTGCATTTTATAAGTTGAAATACCTTCAGAAATAGCTAAGGCTTGATGACCAAGGCAGATTCCAAAGACAGGAAATAATGTTGAAGTTATCTTCTTTACATTTTCAATCACCTCTGGCATTGTGTCAGGGTCACCAGGTCCGTTTGATAAAAAGTATCCATCGGGATTCCATGATTCTAATTCTTCAAAAGGTGTATTGTAAGGGAATACTTTTAAATAGCATCCTCTTTCTGAAAGACACCTTAAGATATTCTTCTTTACACCGAAGTCTAGTACAGCAACTTTAAATTTGGCATTCTCATCACCAAAAAAGTAAGGCTCTTTAGTAGATACTTTATCGCATAATTGTAAGCCTTTCATTGATGGCACAAAACTTAATTTTTCTTTTAGAACTTCTAAATCTGTAGTTTCAGATGAAATTATACCATTCATTGCTCCTTTATCTCGAATATGACGCACTAATGATCTTGTATCTACGTCTGAGATTCCTACCATTTCTTCAGACTCAAAGTAGTCTTGAATTGATTCAGTAGCGTCTGGTCTAGAAAAATTGACATTATAATTCTTACAAATTAAACCTGAAATTTTCATATTTTCAGATTCAATTTCTTCTGAATGAATACCATAATTACCAATGTGAGCATTGGTAGTAAGCATTATTTGACCATAATAAGAAGGGTCAGTAAAAATTTCTTGATATCCAGTCATACCAGTATTAAAACAAATCTCACCGGTAGCAGTCCCTACCTTTCCAGCAGACTTCCCATAAAACACAGTGCCATCCTCTAGTAAAAGAACAGCATCTGATTTACTTCGATATTTCATCTTCATAATTATCAAAAAAAAGGGGATGAAACGCTAACGCCTACCCCCTTTGAAATTAGTATTTAAGAAAATAAATGAGTTTACTCACTCTTTTCTTCTTCCTCTTTAGCGTTGTCTTTATTATATTCTGTTTCTTCAGCAGTAACCTCTGTAGCTTCTGTAGTTTCTTCAGCTAACACTTCTTCTACCTTAGATTTTACTGTAGTTTCTTCAACAACTGTAGCCTCTTCAACAGTAGGTGCAACTGTTTCAGCAGTAGCTTTTTTAGCTCCACCAGAACGTCTAGTTGACTTAGCCTTTTTCTTAGGTTTGTCCGTTGTGTAGGTTGAGTTAAAATCAACTAACTCAATGAAACACATTTCAGCATTATCACCTAATCGATTACCAGTTCTTAAGATACGTGTATACCCTCCATCTCTAGTAGATACTTTTGAAGCCACATCTCCAAATAATTCTGTAACGACTTCCTTTTGTCTTAAATGACTAAAGACAATCCTTCTGGAATGAGTAGTATCTGTTTTTGATTTAGTGATTAAAGGCTCAACGAATTTTCTAAGAGCTTTTGCCTTAGCAACTGTTGTTTTGATTCTTTTGTGTTCAATTAAAGAACATGCCATGTTAGAAAGCATCGCTTTTCTGTGAGCTGCTTTTCTACCTAAATGATTAAATTTCTTTCCGTGTCTCATTATGTTATTCCTTATCTAAATTATATTTAGCTACATCCATACCAAAGTTAAGTCCTTTAACAAGCACCATTTCTTCAAGTTCAGTTAGAGACTTTTTACCGAAATTTCTAAACTTTAATAAATCTGACTTGTTGAAAGAAACTAATTCTCCAAGAGTTTCTACTTCAGCTGTTTTTAAGCAATTTAATGCTCTAACAGATAATTCCAAATCAGTTAGCTTTGTTTTTAACAATTGACGCATATGAAGTGTATCTTCATCAAACTCGTGAGTATTTTCTGACTCAGTTTGCTCAAAAGTTACGTTTTCATCAGCAAATAACATAAAGTGCTGAATTAAAATCTTCGCAGCTTCAGTTAAAGCGTCTTTAGGGTGGATTGAACCGTCAGTAGCTATTTCAAAAACCAACTTTTCGTAGTCAGTTTTTTGCTCAACTCTAAAGTTCTCAACACTGAATTTAACGTTTTTAATAGGTGTAAATACAGAGTCAATGAATATTGTTCCTAATGGAGCTGTCGCCTTTTTGTTCTCTTCGGATGGAACATATCCTCTACCTTTTTCGATAGTAAGTTCCATTTCTAAATTAACTGACTTATCTAAGTTACAGATAACTAGCTCTGGGTTAAGAACTTGAAATGATGCTAGGTTTTTACCTATATCACCAGCAGTAAACTGATTTTTACCGTCAAAACGAACAGTTACTTTCTCAGAGTTTTCATCTTCGATTTGTTGCTTTAAACGAATTTGTTTTAGGTTAAGAATCATTTCTGTAACATCCTCAACAACACCCGATATAGATGAGAACTCATGCTCAACACCTTCTATTTTTACCGAAGTTATAGCAAAACCTTCCAAAGAAGATAATAATACTCTTCTTAAGGCATTTCCTATAGTTAGACCGTACCCAGGTTCGAGAGGTCTAAACTCAAAGTTTCCATGTGAGTCTGTTGACTCAATCATATATACTTTATCTGGTCTTTGAAAATCTAAAATTGACATATCAGTAAGCTTGTTTTAGTTATTATTTAGAATATAATTCAACAATCAGTTGTTCCTTAATATTTTCTGAAATTTGCTCTCTTTGTGGTAATACTAATAACTTACCAGACATAAGGTCAGAATTCCATTCAACATATTCACACTTATCAGTTGAATTAACTAGAGAGTTAGAAATAACTTCTAGTGATTTTGATTTTTCACGAACAGCTACATTATCGCCTACGTTAACTGAAAATGATGGTATATTAACTATTTGACCATTTACTGTTATGTGACGGTGCGTAACTAATTGTCTTGCTGCTCTTCGTGTTGGGGCTATTCCTAGCCTATATACGATATTATCTAGGCGAGTTTCACACAATTGTAATAAAATTTCACCTGTAATACCTTTTCTTCTTGTAGCTTCTTTAAATAAGTTAGAAAATTGCTTTTCTAAAATACCATAAGTATACTTAGCTTTTTGCTTTTCAGCTAACTGACCAGCATATTCCGATTTTTTAGATCTACGGTTGTTACCGTGCTGACCTGGACCATAATTCTTTCTTTCCAATGCTTTATCAGGACCGAAGATTGGTTCGTTGAATCGTCTTGCAATTTTTGATTGAGGACCTCTATATCTTGCCATTTTTTTGCTTGTTTATGCTTAATAAATTAAACTCTTCTTCTTTTAGGAGGGCGACATCCATTGTGAGGGATTGGTGTAATATCAACAATTTCAGTTACTACTATTCCATTATTATGGAGAGTTCTAATAGCAGATTCTCTTCCAGCTCCAGGTCCTTTAACATATACCTTTACTTTTCTTAAACCTGCTTCGTGTGCTCTACCTGCACAATCTTGTGCAGCTGTTTGTGCAGCATAAGGAGTATTTTTCTTTGAACCTCTAAATCCCATTTTACCAGCTGAAGACCAAGAGATTACTTGACCTTGATTATTGGTTAGTGAAATAATAATGTTGTTAAACGTCGCTTGAATGTGAGCTTGTCCAACAGCATCAACTTTTACAGTTCTTTTCTTCTGATTTGATTTAGCCATATTTCAGTGATTATTTAGTAGCTTTCTTTTTATTAGCAACTGTTTTTCTTCTTCCTTTTCTAGTTCTGGAATTGTTCTTGGTACGCTGACCTCTTAAAGGTAAACCAACTCTATGTCTAATACCTCTGTTACATCCTATATCCATAAGACGCTTAATGTTCATTTGTGTTTCAGAACGTAGCTCACCTTCAACTTTAATTTCGTCACCTATAATTTGACGAATGTCTGAAAGCTGCTTATCGTTCCAGTCTTGAACTTTAACACTGTGATCAATACCAGCTTTATCTAAAATCTGTTTAGCTACGGTCGAACCTATACCGAAAATATAGGTAAGTCCTATAACACCTCTTTTGTTTTTTGGTAAATCTATACCTGCAATTCTAGCCATTTACTATTTTTTAAAATTAACCTTGACGTTGTTTAAACTTAGGATTCTTTTTATTGATAACGTATAATCGTCCTTTTCTTCGAACAATTTTACAATCTTCACTTCTCTTTTTTAATGATGCTCTAACTTTCATTTTTCTTAGTATCTGTAAGTTATTCTTCCTTTTGTTAAATCATATGGAGACATTTCTAATTTAACTTTGTCTCCTGGTAACAATTTGATGTAAAATTTTCTCATTTTACCTGAAATATGAGCTGTAATAATATGCCCATTTTCAAGTTCCACTCTAAACATTGCGTTTGAGAGTGCTTGAGTTATTACTCCATCTTGTTCTA belongs to Flavobacteriales bacterium and includes:
- the rplQ gene encoding 50S ribosomal protein L17, whose translation is MRHGKKFNHLGRKAAHRKAMLSNMACSLIEHKRIKTTVAKAKALRKFVEPLITKSKTDTTHSRRIVFSHLRQKEVVTELFGDVASKVSTRDGGYTRILRTGNRLGDNAEMCFIELVDFNSTYTTDKPKKKAKSTRRSGGAKKATAETVAPTVEEATVVEETTVKSKVEEVLAEETTEATEVTAEETEYNKDNAKEEEEKSE
- the carA gene encoding glutamine-hydrolyzing carbamoyl-phosphate synthase small subunit, with product MKYRSKSDAVLLLEDGTVFYGKSAGKVGTATGEICFNTGMTGYQEIFTDPSYYGQIMLTTNAHIGNYGIHSEEIESENMKISGLICKNYNVNFSRPDATESIQDYFESEEMVGISDVDTRSLVRHIRDKGAMNGIISSETTDLEVLKEKLSFVPSMKGLQLCDKVSTKEPYFFGDENAKFKVAVLDFGVKKNILRCLSERGCYLKVFPYNTPFEELESWNPDGYFLSNGPGDPDTMPEVIENVKKITSTLFPVFGICLGHQALAISEGISTYKMHNGHRGINHPVQNLTTGKCEVTSQNHGFGIKTEDVENHPTVKATHINLNDNTIEGIAVSDKNAFSVQYHPESSPGPHDSRYLFDNFINSIQEHKK
- the eno gene encoding phosphopyruvate hydratase produces the protein MTKIVSIHARQILDSRGNPTVEADVTTENGIVGRAAVPSGASTGKHEAVELRDGDKDVYVGKGVLKAVNNVNTLISDELKGMSVNNQASIDKAMIQLDGTENKSKLGANAMLAVSMAVAKAAALENNQMLFQYLGGNDSTILPIPMMNILNGGSHADNSIDFQEFMVMPVGADSFSDALRMGTEVFHNLKEVLKSKGFSTNVGDEGGFAPNIGSNVEAIEIVLQAIEKAGYKPGDDMYIAMDAAASEFYHAEENVYHFHQSTGDKLTPSEMVSFWKDWSEKYPILSIEDGLDEDDWDGWKQLTDAIGDKVQLVGDDLFVTNVNRLSTGIEKGIANSILVKVNQIGTLTETIDAVKLAQDNSFTSVMSHRSGETEDTTIADLAVALSTGQIKTGSASRSDRMAKYNQLLRIEEKLGDEAKYLGKSFKFLK
- a CDS encoding DNA-directed RNA polymerase subunit alpha, translated to MSILDFQRPDKVYMIESTDSHGNFEFRPLEPGYGLTIGNALRRVLLSSLEGFAITSVKIEGVEHEFSSISGVVEDVTEMILNLKQIRLKQQIEDENSEKVTVRFDGKNQFTAGDIGKNLASFQVLNPELVICNLDKSVNLEMELTIEKGRGYVPSEENKKATAPLGTIFIDSVFTPIKNVKFSVENFRVEQKTDYEKLVFEIATDGSIHPKDALTEAAKILIQHFMLFADENVTFEQTESENTHEFDEDTLHMRQLLKTKLTDLELSVRALNCLKTAEVETLGELVSFNKSDLLKFRNFGKKSLTELEEMVLVKGLNFGMDVAKYNLDKE
- a CDS encoding citrate synthase, encoding MSNKAELHYKGNVYQIPVIEGSKQEKALDVSRLRAESGLITLDKGFKNTGSTESSITFLNGEEGILEYRGYSIEELAEKSSFVEVSYLLIYGELPTQSQLDSFKSEITNHTLVHEDVKSILDGFPSKSHPMGVLSSLVSSLTAFYPMSLDPNRSIEKVNGTIIRLLAKLPTLAAWSYKNRMRQPVVYPKNSLDYCSNFLRMMFALPTEDYEINPVVANALDKLLILHADHEQNCSTSTVRIVGSSHASLYTSVSAGIAALWGPLHGGANQAVIEMLESIRKDGGDIEKYVARAKDKSDPFRLMGFGHRVYKNFDPRATIIKKAADDVLRELGVDDPVLDIAKKLEEIALNDEYFVARGLYPNVDFYSGIIYRALGIPTDMFTVMFAIGRLPGWIAQWKEMRENNEPIGRPRQVYQGHVGREYVSIEKR
- the rpsK gene encoding 30S ribosomal protein S11, translated to MAKSNQKKRTVKVDAVGQAHIQATFNNIIISLTNNQGQVISWSSAGKMGFRGSKKNTPYAAQTAAQDCAGRAHEAGLRKVKVYVKGPGAGRESAIRTLHNNGIVVTEIVDITPIPHNGCRPPKRRRV
- the rpsD gene encoding 30S ribosomal protein S4, which codes for MARYRGPQSKIARRFNEPIFGPDKALERKNYGPGQHGNNRRSKKSEYAGQLAEKQKAKYTYGILEKQFSNLFKEATRRKGITGEILLQLCETRLDNIVYRLGIAPTRRAARQLVTHRHITVNGQIVNIPSFSVNVGDNVAVREKSKSLEVISNSLVNSTDKCEYVEWNSDLMSGKLLVLPQREQISENIKEQLIVELYSK
- the infA gene encoding translation initiation factor IF-1, which encodes MAKQAHIEQDGVITQALSNAMFRVELENGHIITAHISGKMRKFYIKLLPGDKVKLEMSPYDLTKGRITYRY
- the rpsM gene encoding 30S ribosomal protein S13, producing MARIAGIDLPKNKRGVIGLTYIFGIGSTVAKQILDKAGIDHSVKVQDWNDKQLSDIRQIIGDEIKVEGELRSETQMNIKRLMDIGCNRGIRHRVGLPLRGQRTKNNSRTRKGRRKTVANKKKATK
- the rpmJ gene encoding 50S ribosomal protein L36 — its product is MKVRASLKKRSEDCKIVRRKGRLYVINKKNPKFKQRQG